A region from the Tolypothrix sp. NIES-4075 genome encodes:
- a CDS encoding IS1/IS1595 family N-terminal zinc-binding domain-containing protein codes for MDKLTCSNSQCSYYGQIGRIVRNGKDRHGQQRWLCKHCGATFAYIPPPPLPPIEPWQRKKPQKGIKSQRGKGEMYDEVKRSQTFSITPTSVSGLKELAQARGISSSELIERIGRGIIPLPPV; via the coding sequence ATGGATAAACTCACTTGCTCCAATTCCCAATGCAGCTACTACGGGCAAATTGGGCGAATTGTCCGCAACGGCAAAGACCGCCACGGGCAGCAGCGCTGGCTATGCAAACACTGTGGAGCAACATTTGCCTACATTCCTCCTCCTCCTCTTCCACCCATTGAACCCTGGCAACGAAAGAAGCCGCAGAAGGGCATTAAAAGTCAGCGCGGTAAAGGAGAAATGTACGACGAGGTTAAGCGATCGCAAACATTTTCAATTACGCCGACCTCTGTATCAGGATTAAAGGAGTTAGCGCAAGCGCGGGGTATAAGTAGCTCAGAATTAATAGAGCGAATTGGCAGAGGAATTATCCCTCTCCCCCCTGTGTAG